tgtcccgtaatccttttacaatctactgatgggaacagATTGATTTATCTTTTTTCCGGGTTTGCTGTTATCGTTTCCGGTGTCTGGGTCATGCCAGATGGTCCGTCCAGGTTCCACTCCGTTATTGTGTATTTATAGCGGTTGAATGgacttggaccagtccatttccaGATCCAGTACACAAGTGAAGTCTCCGCCAAGCATTGATTGAcgtgtatccaggtctgggatggatcccaaTCATTTTTTTTACAAATGCCAGATCGGCCCAGTTAGGGGCTTAGCCATTCACTAGCACCCAATGACCCACTGACCACCACGTAACTCTCATTAGTGTCCGCAATGATCCCAGTGACCGAAAGAGGAATCTTTATTGATTAGAATTGCAGCAGCTCGAGCCCtttgtcaaagcccgagtgaaacacttggctcacccctccgcagtctggtctgatctctaacccgcaagtgagtctcctgcaagaacaccacaccagcatttTGATTCTTTAGGTGAGCGAAAACCCTTGACCTTCACTGGTCCACTCAATCCCCTTGCGTTCCAGGTGACCAGCTGTATCAAGGGTCTCTGCACCAGTCCCCATCATGGACTCAGCCATTTCCACCGTGAGGGTCTATCCAGCAAATTTTCAAAAAGTACAGGCCAAGGGTCCACCCAAGatgaccgccacacacacacatcttcagagtaaaacaaaaacagtttTATAGTCTTCATCAGcaaagtaacccccctcccccatttttcaCCAACGTCCCACCGAGACACACAaatctaaccgcccccccccccccccccccccccccccccccgggctgagcTTGTCGAACCAGCTAAAACTGGTTCACCGGCTGCAGCCCCCCCCTCCATCTCACTCCCATTCACCAGCTGACTGCTGGCAGGGCAGCTCCTCTCAGGACACCAAGAAAATAAAAACAACAATGTTGCCCACTCGAGAATAAAATGTgccgtcaccccccacccctccccatagaTCTACGTTGTGCTTTGTAAAGAAAATCTCTCTTCATCTCCACACAGAAAAACAATCTATCAGAAAATGTCAAAACTATAGACAGGATATcacaacacccaccccaccccacagggaACGTACATCTTGTCCAATACAGATAACTGGACCCAGTCCATGCTTTACAATAAAGGCATTCGCCTCctccagtgtctcaaaatggaaTTCTTTGGACTCATTTGTCAcctgcagctttgccgggtataccaccCCGAATCAAACTCCTTTCTTACACCGAGCAGCCTGAACCTTATTAAAGGCCGCTCGCTTCCTCACCAGCTCGGctcccacatcctggtaaatcctcactcggataactgagtgaatcccttcccacactcagaacaggtgaaagGTCTGTCGCTGGTGTGATTGAGGTGATGAATTTCCAGCTCACATGTGGACTTGAATCCCTTCCCACTGTCcccacatgaaaaatgaaatgaaaatcgcttattgtcacaagtaggcttcaaatgaagttactgtgagaaacccctagtcgccacattccggcgcctgttcaggaggctggtacgggaattgaaccgtgctgctggcctgccatggtctgctttaaaaggcagctatttagccctgtgctaaaccagctcctgtttCCACGGTTTCAGCATGCTGTTGGTGTCCTTGTCCCTCTCCACGTTTGATGATCAGttgaataataaactttattagtgtcacaaataggcttacattaacactgcaatgatgactgagaaaatcccttagtcgccacactccggcgtctgttcgggtaatcagagggagaattcagaatgtccaaatcaccaaacaagcacgtttttggggacttgtgggaggaaacaggaacacccggaggaaacctacacagacactgggagatcgtgcagactctgcacagacaatgacccaagccggaaatcgaacccaggtccgtggTGCTGTGAATCGACaaagctacccactgtgctagcgtggtGCCCTTGTCTCCACAGAAGCATGAGTGGGTCTCTCTCCGCTCTGGTTTGATGTTTCAGATTATCCAGTACCGATGACAACTCAGGATTCAGGCGGTAGGGTGGAAATCCTCAGCCGGTCAAATTCGGTCGGGTGAggcatgagggagggatggagccggcgCATGGGTCAGTaggcttcataaacactccgtgtagCCCGAAGCCCCGAATACGAAGCTAGGATACAGCAGTTGAACTGGCGAAAGCTGCTCGTCTTTTCCCCGAGACAGGCCTGAGTGGACGAAGTGTGGGGCCGGGTGAATGCGGAGGGAGCGATAGCCCCGGCTTAGCTccacctcccattcactctgattggctggaggaccagccgctcataTTTGGTCTTCCAGGCCCGtcgcctcttcctattggtccgaacctgccgtcaatcagtccccgggcattgtgagctggagcaaacccttcacaatcattgtcagctccctggtttgcagctgcggggcttctccctccctcccgggaacaggcccaggttaatgggcaccatcctgcttcagccactggaggctgattcacatcagaggatgggggagggggacaagaaataagagcttacactttgcactcaaatcaatgaggaccctgatctctggcaaggaagcaaaccgtggcaggtgggcggggaggattcacaaacccgcactggaggccccaaacccccaataagacccattggttttattgtcagtctgcagacaggagctggagaactgaacccaggcagaggagagggagggagaaaactgggagtggaggaaagaaatggtgagatgggtttggatttcagcccaaggaggagggagagtgtgtgggacggggatttacagctttgggggaacaagagaggaaaaaatgttccagagaaactagaattgcctgttcagaatttctatcctggactgacagtggtagcttttgtaaactcctttcagAGGGGGTTAGAACTGGAGAATTTGCACAgaacaaactgaacccaacagaaaggtttgtctgtttgcgaattctatcctgcattgatagtgatgacttttgtaacatgagagattacagcgatcaggaaagattaaatggagtgGGGCCTTTTTTCTATCGACAACAACAAATTTAGCAGTGACCTGCTATAAATCTTTTAAATTATCAGTAGTTTGGAGAGGGGCGATGTGAGAGAATCCAAAACCAGGgaccatcaataaacaacaagtcataaatacaagatagttacgaaTAAATCCAAGGGGGCAATACGGACAAATTTATTTATCACATGTTGAGAATatgcaactcattaccatggaaaggagttgaggaaagtgctgagatgttttcaaaaggaaacgggacaagcacatgagagaaaatggaattgaaaatcagctgaaaggctgagatttgataggtgtgacagtcggagatgtgtgccgagtattgacagcagcaaaatctgtgacagaatggcctgtttgtgtcttatattttcacagtaattcaatgtaatctccttttacagaatatttgcagatgcaaacatcatgttgagatctgacagtcacttgattcatcaggaccggcctttcaacgtggaaggagaaatgtttgtctgttttgtctttcggAAAAAAATTCAAAAgtcactgtgattggaaaagcaccgagacacagacatctaagtcattttccacagttagctggaactgagctttaaccaatcacacagcatgaaattaaattgcagcatttacatcagggagacaccgtactcaggcttcaactgatgatccaagttggagagacataaggacattcggaccaaaggaatcaagaagcagcaattggacattcagccccgtgagcctgttccaccatttaataacttcccggctgatctgatagtgacctcaaatctgcatcccacctgtacctgataacctgtcaataaccatggagaaaccgtggcaatgtggggactgtgggatgggattcaattacccgtctgaattggaaactcatcgccgcagccacactggggaaaggccattcacctgctccgtgtgtgggaagggattcactaagctatccaacctcatcacacaccagcatgttcatactgaccagagaccatttaaatgtgctgactgtgagaagagctttaaaagcagaaaggatttactgatacatcaacaaactcacactggggagaggccgttcacctgctccgtgtgtgggaagggattcactctgtcacccCACCTCCTgaaacaccaacttgttcataatgatgagagaccgtttaaatgttctgactgtgagaagagctttaaaagcagaaaggatttactgatacaCCAACGtactcatactggggagaggccgttcacctgctccgtgtgtgggaagggatccaCTCGGTCATCCGACCTCCTGaaacatcaacttgttcacactgatcagagaccttttaaatgttctgactgtgaaaagagctttaaaagcagaaagaatTTACtgtcacatcaacgcactcacactggggcgaggccattcacctgtctggaatgtgggaagggttttaatgatttgtcaaacctccggactcaccatcaggttcactctgaccagagaccgtttaaatgtgctgactgtgagaagaagtATAAAAGCAGAAagaatttactgatacatcaatgcactcacactggggagagaccattcagctgctccatgtgtgggatgggatttactcagtcatcacTCCTCCTGAGCcatcaacttgttcatactgatcagaaaccttttaaatgtgctgactgtgtgaAGAGCTATAAAAGCAGAAAGAATTTACTGatccatcaacgcactcacactggggagaggccattcacctgctccgtgtgtgggaagggattcatttgttcatcccagcttctgagacaccagcgagttcacactggacagagaccgtacacttgccccgtatgtgacaagaaattcactccgtcatcccacctgacttcacaccaacttgttcacactgaccagaaaccttttaaatgttctgactgtgaaaagagatttaaaagtaaacagaatctgctgaaacaccagcgagttcacactgaaacagaatcatagaatttacagtgcagaaagagggcatttggcccatcgagtgcaccggcccttggaaagagcaccttacttaagcccatacctccaacctaacccataaccccacctcaatttttggacactcagggtaatttagcatggccaatccatctaacccgtgacaaatgttgaattctttacccatcagtctggtctcaataaaactcgagatggatttgtaggcatagaattatttattttaaaccaaattgcaagtctgactcgcttctcagggacacagaacacagaaccagtctcctggaccccttggaaacgaatgaggaaggatacaaagggatctctgcaaatacattcaaatggcatcaagtttcacagacacgattcccataggtcatcctatgcccttcctgacctggccatacatcctaattggctcacttctcattccttaaccctggccacttgttacccagcatccttttctcctcctctaccagacacaccTCCCCCCTTCCttaccatgctttctgaaatcctttgtctgtgaactcactagaattagaccggcctacatctacattactataactaatatatttaaactaactattttatatcacattcgtcacccgcacatctttggactgtggggggaaaccggagcacccggaggaaacccacacagacacggggacaacacgcagactccgcacagccagtgacccaagccgggaatcaaaccagggaccctggagctgtgaagcaacagtgctagccactgtgctgccgtgtctcCCACACGTGGGAGCGGTACTGGGGCGAGGTTGTTCAACTGCTCCGTGCGTGGGAGGAGATTCATTCAGTCAAACAACCTAAACAGACATCAgccagcaagttcacaggcaacagcggggtttggattcagctgttgttgctgctgttagtcacatccaggactgaatgatgccttGACGTCTGATTCCAGTGAGGCGCCACAGTTTTCTGGTATATAATcagtgatttagacttaaatgcatactccaggattatacaaaagttgctcatgtgttttagacaatgagggagaaagccatggactgggtcaggtggacagaaaagtggtAAATGAAAATTTAGATAATGAGCCATTGGGAACGCACTTCAGTTAACTCCCAATAAAAATAAGGTCACTTTAGGGGAATGGAaaaaaactgattggtggggaagtttaaaaaaaataaattcagacccaattattattattatttttccaatcaagtggcaatttagcctggccaatccacctaacctgcacatcttt
This portion of the Scyliorhinus torazame isolate Kashiwa2021f chromosome 5, sScyTor2.1, whole genome shotgun sequence genome encodes:
- the LOC140418910 gene encoding uncharacterized protein; this translates as MEKPWQCGDCGMGFNYPSELETHRRSHTGERPFTCSVCGKGFTKLSNLITHQHVHTDQRPFKCADCEKSFKSRKDLLIHQQTHTGERPFTCSVCGKGFTLSPHLLKHQLVHNDERPFKCSDCEKSFKSRKDLLIHQRTHTGERPFTCSVCGKGSTRSSDLLKHQLVHTDQRPFKCSDCEKSFKSRKNLLSHQRTHTGARPFTCLECGKGFNDLSNLRTHHQVHSDQRPFKCADCEKKYKSRKNLLIHQCTHTGERPFSCSMCGMGFTQSSLLLSHQLVHTDQKPFKCADCVKSYKSRKNLLIHQRTHTGERPFTCSVCGKGFICSSQLLRHQRVHTGQRPYTCPVCDKKFTPSSHLTSHQLVHTDQKPFKCSDCEKRFKSKQNLLKHQRVHTETES